Within the Cololabis saira isolate AMF1-May2022 chromosome 22, fColSai1.1, whole genome shotgun sequence genome, the region gctccatccggatagagtgaatttggttgtggttgtttcagatgttcttgtccagttttgttcttacatccgttccctcggattcctgcaactaaacttggatgtacattccaataaaggttaggataaatgataacatgcctctgaagtttgactttttgcaccattacaatacttataggcaactagtcatcatatctgctgctctctgaaacacatgttaatgctcaatagtacacatatatggttctttaatatatttgcattatactaagattcattcattttcaatggcttttgtccttaatggcttttttcccccttacattacttttacttttatactttaagtagttttgaaaccagtacttttatacttttactcgagtaaaaaacttgagatgatacttcaacttctacaggagtatttttaaactctagtatctatacttctacctgagtaatgaatgtgaatacttttgacacctctgcatgtacacacatgtacacacacacagtccctCTTACTTCACAGAGAAGTCCATTCAACAGGAACTTCAGTGTTTGCACATGACACTTGTGGAAATTCCACACGGAAACATGACTGACCTTAAAATAAGCTGGACGAGCATGAACACTGTCCATCTGCAAAACGGTGCTCATGTGCAGAAAaggaaatgtgttttatttgattgtgTCAGTTCTGGAATCACCATCAGATcacaatggggggaaaaaaaacaacaaaaccacCCCCAAAAAAACACACCAACATCCATGATCCTGGAGGAGGTCCGTTTCAAAGAACTGAGGTACTTTAACATCTGTCTAATACTGTGAGAAGATTCAGGGAGACAGGATGAATCTTGGTGGTTTAAGGACGAGGCCAGAGACCAGTGTTGAATCTGTGTGACCTTTAACCCTCagcagggctggactgggacaaaaaatcggcccgggcattttgagcctagaccggcccaccaggtattgatggaaagaaaattaagcctatgaatgaaaacaaacgttcttgtgacaccgcttgtacactgtcttgttggtgtgtatgttcttgtctaataaacctaaacctacaccatcccccccagtcccgttatagatgtacttagtactgtttctgagtagaccagcaaacttgtatgacaagccgttttaacatttaatagctagactggatatgtgttgcagatatctgtaattcaattcttcctagtcaaaaagaactttcagatatctacaatgatatattaacccattttaaacagggggaacgcattctgacagcatgaaatactgctgtcagaatgcgttccccctctgtttatcatgaagggatgctcacacatctttcaaattcatactgctgacttctttcaccaccacagataagtcctgtgattttcaggctgatatcatcatatttgaccattttaaacagggggaatgcagcgctgcctctgtttttactaactaatgaccatgaattgcctaaacagtgggttcttccaatatatgtacacaaagtctttgctgcgatggcatcactgtaggtaaacatttctccaaaaagattgatgtattatttcacccacccactattaatcacagcattattaaaatttagtgacaatcaggaatccaaacaccactgtccctgtcaaaaaagcaacttaaatttggagttgctaatttagttttatagaatatataatatattgaaTATGAAATCATCATTGTTCAAatagtataaataataatatcaataataagccaCGCGCTCTAATGTTGTGACTACTCCAGCCATAGCTACCTGGGAGACTTGCGAGGTCCTGTGcggaatggccggggggggccctcgcgcgtgagcgtagcgagcgcgcgtgcgaaattttttgggtttttcgggtcggatcgggtgtctatatgcgcaattttaactctccaattagcaaaatactggataacttcccctgcctcatcatcatttggcttgcctcgacgcggggccccacggctgcttgagacccggttggatcggtgatttttgtaacaaatttatcaaacaagcctttcagagaggcattaaactcttccattttctttagttttttttcttttttcatcccctgatggaaatttcctgattctgtctcgttctctcgacattgtgtggcagtttgttccaactccacccgtctggatcagagcaccttatgtctgcgcttggtctgacgcagttgtactgaacaacagacacgcgcatcattgcacatatatttattgatatgcacagactagtacacatttaggtctgtaatggaacgtgactgttgatatttataagggaaaaaacgaaaaaaaaaaaaaattggaaaaaaaaaaaaaaaaaaaaaaacggcccatagcgcgaggccccttggggcgcgaggccccttggggcgcgaggccccttggggcgcgaggccccttggggcgcgaggcttcagcccataaccaatctaactcatcataaccaatcggccagtggtaccagttgttgtcaggtaaaaaacaaattaaaatgggccgatgggcctgcctgggccaaaaaataaataaaaatcggccagcccaaaatcgggccggccgatggtgattttgggccgggccggcccaaaaaaaaaaaaaaaaaaaaaaaaaaatttttttttttttttttttttttttttttttttgggctgggccggcccaaaatcaccatcggcccaccgggcaaatgcccggtatgcccgatggccagtccacccctgacCCTCAGGCCGCACCGCACAGAGATGCTGCAGACTGACCTTAAGAGACTCACGCCAGACGATCTGAAGATACGTCTGAACTGAAGCGGTTCTGTAAAGATGAATGGCCAACCAGTTCTTCCCATTGCTCAGGTCTGATGCAGAAATACCCAAAAGAGCATTCTGTTGGAAGTGACTTGGTGTTTTACAATCTATCACCAATGGATGTGTGTGCAACTGTCTGATATGTAACACTTTTTAGGAATTGCAAAGTGTAATAATTATCACTTATCACTTCTTACTATTGTGAATTATTCAGAAAAGGTACTGCTAACAGCTAACAGGTTTATCTGAGTCTCTCACCAGACTTGTTGATGTTGAGCTGTGCCAGACTCTGTGATAGGTCAGTGTCTCCCTGCGCTCCCGGGGATGCTGGGATATCGTGGATGGCATTCCTGCGGCCAGAACGTCGAGAAGCAATGAAGTCCTCCAGGGTCGCCTCCACATCCGTCATTGCGGACACACCTCAGCATACCATCGCCTTCCACACAAAAGCAGAATACACTTACCACAACCTCAAAcatactctctcacacacatttATGAACACATTTATTGCATTCAAAGCAGGACTACTGTaatttggggggaaaaaaataatagcTGACTGTTTTAAGTAGCTTTGCACAACAGACATCATCATTTAGTGTTCACAAGAACATGGTACGACACCCACGCAACCTGGGTCCTCTTATTTTACAACCTAATCCAtgattaatctatttcaatCCCAATCAAGGGTACAAGAGACTCTGAAGTCACAAAGTAGATTATTTCTGAGCAGGAAATCCTGAGGAGCACAGGGAAAACAGAACAGAGGGTGATTTCAGTCCAGTTCATGACGGCAAACAAAAAGGCGCACTCAAAGAGGTAATTACGGCTCAGGGGAGGAGCGCACCATCACCTTACTCTGTAAGCATGGAGGAGATTGGGAGCGGCGCTCGGAGATTTAGGTTAAACCCCTCTGTTGACAATTCAGAGCTCTGCATCAGTTTGCCTGGATGAGTGTTGCCGAGCAATGAGCCTGTTCAGCTTTTTCATCATGTTTCCACTAATTCAAATGTGTCAATAGAAGAATTTTAACAGTTTatgttttcaattcaattttatataCCTGCATGTAATCACATCTTCAACTTAGAGCTGCAGAGAGGTCGTGTAAATGGAAAAGTTACAAATCAAGACGTCAGCTCCTCGCATCCATTTGTTGCCATTTCCAGATCTGGACAAGCTGTGATGTACCACATCTATTTCTGGTGCTGCCTCTGTCACCATGTGAGCCCACTCCCTCTCAGCTGTCGTCCCCAGCACGGTGTCAGCACGGCCGGGACGCAGCAGATGCTGCCCAAGCACAACTCACAGATCAGACATAACCAAGCCTGAGATGCCGCAGAGAGCATTGTCACCCAAACAATGAGGTTAAAGATGACACCGCACTGGTGAGTTTCCAAACTACAACGAGGATCTGCATAACTAAGTTTTATTGGAGCAGAAAAAACATTAAAGCAGGGTAAACAGCTCCTCATTAATCTTCCAAATCTAAATAATTGAATAAATTTCTTTTTCAATATGGAACATAAACCTGGAACCAAATCTTGATTTATTATCATCGCTAATTTATCACATTTATTAAAGGAAATATTGTTTCTGTGCTTGAGTTTAAATTTGTGCATCTGAAATGACCACCaactaaaaaaactacaaagTTACGTAACCTCGCCAATGAGTTTAGTGAAGCCCAAGATTGaaaatataccgtattttctggactataagacgcacctgcatataagccgcatccactctatttttaaaaaaaataataaaaaaaagatatacaagccgcacctgcatactacggagcccctaaagggacacagatttttttttttttatgtaatgagttttacgcCCGCGCctgaaacctttacgcgtgcgcgtaaaacctttaagtgagcacgtaaagttgtttaagtgagcacgtagaATGTTTATACACTCACTAAAATGTTTCACGCGCTctcgcaaaacttataagtgagcgcctaaaagttattctacgtgagcgcgaaaaaacaagtacatgggagtattgctggaacaggagacTAATCCAGTTGctcctgctctgtttatgaatggaaatgacattacaggatttagctgagctatattttaactGAGGACTTcattataaggacattaccactttgcttgcaagtaaacaactttacgtgctcacttaaaggttttacgcgcgcgcgcgtaaaggtttcacgtgcGCGCGTACaactaattataaaaaaaaaaaaaaaaaaatccatgtccctttaggggctccgtagcaTACAAGCCacatccactctatttaaaaaaaatatatatgcaagccgcagatatttatgttgttacattagatatttactacatgtacagaaccattttgaactgtcaatgatgtacatgtttgtacctaaatagatcctttcctaacagtgtcttttaacacggcaggaactttgctgattaaaacgggacagaaccaagagaaaataaccggtatttatttatctatttatctgtttgaaatctgcttctacctacttctatctgctagaGAAGAAGTGGCGTATTTTTctttgaatttattttgtcttagttttgattctatttccggttagagcgccccgaggaagaaaaatccacagaatagcagcacctttgtataagccgcatggttgaaaacgtatgaaaaaagtagcggcttatagtccagaaaatacggtaccttTAAGTGACGCGTTCAGATTTACAACGGGGACATCACAGGCCCAGATCAGAGCAGAACTGTCCAACTTTATCTCCAACCAACATCACTTGCTGCACCAGCACGGCTGTAACTTTCATCTAAAAAGATGCAGTAACTGTATGAAGGGGGTGGAGTCGAGTTGAGCAGAGACTCCACCCTCTGAAAACAGCTGCTATGAAGAGAGCTGTAAAAACATGCATCTCTGTGGGACTCTAACCAAGGTACGATCATTAAGGAAGAGAAATCCTCCCAAtttatgaaaacaaacaaaaaccagaACATCCTTGTCGTGCGTCTTATACACATCCTACGAACAATGATTGATCAGTTTATCCAATCTCACCCGTGAAGCAGAACACCAGCTCTTTATAAAAGTATCCTGTAGAAGTGGCTTTCCCATGCCGTCTGTTTTACATCCAGTGGGCAGGTGTAAAGCTTAGCTTGACAGTCCACAACTACAGCCTGTCTGGACTCCAGACAGACTCTGAGTCAGAGGATCCACcgccttctccttctccttcacCGACTCGGCTGTTGCGTCTTTGCTGTCATTTAGTGAGTGGAACAGCCAGACAGGGAATTAGCAGTGATGAGGGGAGTACAGCAATGAAACCCGCACAAACCTGTGCCAAAGTTATTTCTGGCCATATGAGCGTAACTAGCACTCGTGTCCAACACTTTGTTTTGCTCTCATGCTCACTCACACTCCATGTTGTCATACAGGAGTAGAAACTTGTGGTTTTCATTTGTAGCTCTTTTCCAACTTTTTCTTCGGTGGGGTAAAGAAGTGTTTATCCTGTACTTTTAAGACTTTCATAGTACATGCAGTACTGTGCACAAGTACTCCTAGTGGGTTGGTTTTTTTAACCAAAGTTTTCTGTCTTTCAAGAAAGATACAAATCGTAAAATGGCCAATAATACCCCAACTGATTAGGCTGATCAATCAGCTTGCCCCTTAATGgccaatttttaaaatacttatccCCTACCTTAGAAAAACCCATATCAGTCAACCTCTGAACAATATGTAGcctacacaaaataaaacctcAACATTCAGACATAAGTCATTGGGAGGAACACAATCCTTTATTTGACCTCTCTAACATCCATGCACAGATTTAACTCTTTTTGATCCACTGTAATATGTCAACAACAGATAATATTTAGTAACTTCAGTAGAAAAACATcggaaaattgagaaaaaaattacaaaagcgAAACATCTTGCGATTCATATCCTCCATTAAACACTCAtgtcgattattttttttatgattcaaAGTATTTTGAAAGAGCGTCCAGTAGATTAAGTAGACACAAGTGTTTCCAATCATTTTAATTGGGATTCAATTCTATAAAGGTTTAAGAAAGCCAGCATCTTGTATCCCCATCTTAATACGGACTGGAAAATAAATAGGCTATAGATGTGATCATAGTAAATGTATTTACTATGTGTACATCATGAGTTACATCCTCCAAAAATTACAGCTGGTTTAGTGGAGGCGCTGCAGCGTTACGTTGTGCACGTTATTTGGGCTCCTAAATAATTCAACATTTTCTCCATAATAACCTAATTACTCATCGTAGATACGCGATCTGAGCGTTGCACAAAAACAACACCCCCCAACCTGATTTCACAGATACGTCGACGCCTCTCTCTGATGACAAAGACCTCCCAGAGAGCTGGGTCAGTGCATACAAACACAGCATGGAATTAACCTTATAAATGCAGTTAGGAAGTGTGCACACCCTCGACCTCCTGCAGCTCATCACCGTGGTCACACATATACCTGTTTGGGCCAAATATGGGCAGAATATGCGCAGAGGTCGGTCACATCAGCTGGAATCTCGCTACTCCACTACAGTATTCCCCATTGGCCTCGTCAAAGAGGATTTAAGACGCAAGAGCAAAAGGAATTCTGCTTCCGGTGTTGCTTTTCAGAATAAAATGCCATTTCCGTGAaatctgtgatttttttttattttttttatatatcttgTATATATACAAAgggcacatttatttatatatatatatatatatatatatatatatatatatatatatatatatatatatatatatatatatatatatatatatatataacatatatatatatataacatatatatataaatatatatataaataaatgtgccctttgtgtgtttgtgtttgagtgATAGCAGTTATCGCAGAGAGGGCAGCTTGTGTAAGAACAGTGATTTCATTGTCAGGAAAGGCAGGCTTAGCAGCTGTCTCGTGAATGCTCCATTCAGATGACACATGTTCTCATTCTGGCAAACTGAACTTCCAAGTGCTTGCTCTAAGCTGTGAGGATTTCAGCTGACAAAGACAGCACGAAAGGACACTGGTTTCGTTGTTTAGGAATTATAATGGAGGTATTTCCCATATCAGGTCCAACCTgatggaaaatagtggtgagaggtcgtgggcatttcacagatttttgtgagatcaggttgatcaGGTCTGTCACCACTTAAGTTTGAAATGTTTTAATGACCCCTAAGTCAGAGATAGAGTTAAAGAGAGACAGGGAGATGGATTGTATACTTATTCAGCAGGTCATTTCTAGTTTTCATAATGACTGGTTATATGATGTTATTGTTTCCTTACAAACGCCACTCAAGAGTACTGTGCTTAACAATTGAGTAATAATGTAATCCATATTAAATATCTGCCATCAACCAAATATGACTGATTTTGGTGAAATTGAGTAATCATTTTGTTGCTCTCATCAATCAACATCCCACCCACtttctaaaataaaatgaactgcTCTAATGCCATATTTGGGAAGGATAATGGGGGAAATCACAATGAAGCTTGCCTCCCACTTCCCACTCTCTGTCCATTAACCGTGCAGTAACAACCAATGAAATACTCTAATGTTAACACATTACAGGGCCATAAGACAGGAGGGATGCCGTTGGCAGCCAAAGATGAGTCAAACCAAGATAGTTCCATGCCATTCGAACCATTAGAGGAGGAAGCAGACAAATTATCAAAAAACTACGGAGCCCGGGCtccataaaaaacaaaaacaaacctatctaaaataatttaaaaataaaataaatcgaGTATTCCaggtaaatttttttttttcaaattctctTTTTATTATGGTTTTTATGGTTCACATGTGCCTCATCTTGACAATTCACAATTGGCATACATTCGTCTAAAAAATTACAGTTGAGTCACATAGTAGTATATCTTAGATTATACACATAATACAAAGATGAAAAGGTCCTTCCACcatattaaaagaaataaaaacgaaataaGAACTAAAGTCCCTAGAACAGGGATGCTGGGCTTCAACGTTATGCTACTACTAAACTTTTACAAAAGGTGTAAAAagacaaagcaaaacaaaaggggagagagggacaTAAAACCAAGCTTTAGCATTAGATAAAAGATGGTTGTTCCGGTGTGACATACATAATCCATCTATCCCATCTAATCAAAAACACTCCATGTTGTTGCAATCTTATGGACAAGGTAATTCTTTCCAGGTAAATTCTTAAAAGAATATAACAAAgtaatcaataataaaaacatgataaaaatatctatatatacatttgCATCTAGAGCCAAAAGTATTCCTTTGGGGTATTTACCCAGCTAATTGCAACATAATAAAGAAACATCAACTATTTTTAGATATAGGCTTACTGCTGGCCAAGAGAGTCATTGCATTAGCTTGGAAAGAGGTGGATAGACCAAGAATGGGTGGGTTTTCCGAAGCCGGAAGTGCGCTGAGGGGAACCCTCTTGTTCCTCCTGGTAACAACAAGGGCAGCATCAGACAAGGATCACCTAATGATGGAAGAATTTGAAGGTAAACCAAACTGCTATCCTCTTGCTTATTATTTGCTATTTCGTGGCAAACCTGAACCTACAATCTTTCCGTTTGTATCCTCCAAAATAAACTTCAAGGTTTTTATTGCGTCTTTTGTTTAGCGGGCCTTTATTGTCCCAGTGTGTTGTGTTGTAGAGACGGAGCTACATGTAGCTGCTGTGATGGGTGTGATTCTGTTACTACTCATCTAACCCACAACCGCAGGGCTCAGCACAAATACACCTAGCGTTTTTGAATCTGTACCGTTTTAGATGATTGTTTTGTCGTCGCTATGGTTGGATACTCTGTGTGCAGCATGTGATTGAGTGATTGTTGTAATAGTAAAGAGCCGGTGATGCGGTGCAGCTTTACCGGGGGGGAAGAAACCATAAACATTATCATTTTATCAGGAAGTTGAATGTAAGATGTGGTtaattgctgttgttttttacattttaaactaCTTTCTGTGGTGTCCCCGCAGATGGCGATGCTCCCCCCTCGGTGGACCGGTGTCAGTGCAACACCTGCCAGAGGTGGTTCCTCCCCAAGACTCTGGTAAGTGATTTCCAATATTCGATACAAGTTTGTTTGAGAAGAcattcggtgcgtccgaaatgccatactaaacagtatatactcaaaaagtatactttagttcggcaaacctttgagtaaatatcagtagtatgcattaattgggacgtactactcagagacgTTGggaggagttgttaccatggtaacaactcctgtcacagcagcagtagcagcaccgctccgctatttcccgtttattctggccgaaacaagatgacattatataatattattatatacgaatattataatattaatattatataataatattattatacttaatattatacttatgacatatacgtatcacttagcaaccaaacgctgctgcattgcattgtgggaagtttctgcttggctagtgtccatcaatccacactttCATTTCTCCAGAATAAGTATGggtagtacatactattgagtacgttctaatgtttcggatgcACTGAAAAATCTCACATgctgtttttgcatactcattagggtgtaagtatgggatttcggacgcagccattATGTTGATTAGTTTGGCCTTAGAACAAGAATATTTTGGGGTGTGTCATGTGCTTATAAGTGTTTAGGTTGCCAGGACAACAGCTTTATCCACAACCTTTCTCAGCCAGTGGGCTTTCAGCTTTTTGTGTTCAACAGCAGAAACCAACACTACTActaagttattttttattatttttttctagaATATGTTTAAGGTTGAAGATTTAAAAAGCAAAACCATGGAAATACTGTTTTACTGCACAATACTGTCTCACTTTCACGTCTTAAAGTACAGTAGATGATAATATCAGTTGCATAAGAGACATTTTGTTttgaagaagacaaaaaaaaagaattggttGAGACTTTATAAGGTGTCTTTCTATGTGATTAAATAGCTCACAACACTTTGTGCTTGTGCTGCTGTTGTATTAGGACTTTTAAATCATGAATTGCTTTATGTGCATTGATAAAGACAATTATGGATTTTTAAAAGCATAATATGGACATTTGtcacattcacaattttttgtAGACGTAGTATCTAGATGGAAGTAACTCCCACGAACCTCTTTCATACTGCAGATTGTGCAGTTGTCTGCATATGACATACTGTGTACTGCATTGGCAACATTGGTACATACCGGGTACTAGTAACATATTATGCACTTCTGAAAATGGCTGTAGAAGTCCGAGATGGTGACCAGCCAATTTCAGAGCCCAGAGAAACTGAGGGGGATTtaccttttgttttttctttttaaattattattttctaaAACATCTTTTTCTCTTCGAACAGGAGAAGCATGCTAAAATTTGCCAAAAGTCAGCTGTTAAAAGGAGGAGGGTTTTTGATTCCAGCAGACAGAGAGCTGAGGGAACAGACATCTCCACACTGAAACCCATCAAACCAAAGGTAAGGCTTCAGCTTACCAGAGTTggaaatacaagaaaacaaacataaaaaaaccaaCCCTTTTTAATTTCCAAAAACGCTCAGTGCCGTTACTTacagaaataagtttatatatgtgtatatactcTATATAGAAAGTGTTTATACACCTAATGTTTTGAACAATGCTAGATCTAAATATCCCATATCATAAGCCGAGAGGTCGTAGAGTTCACAGAGATCTCGGAGCAGTGAGCGTGCATGTTTGTAGATGTCTTATGCAGGTCATGTGAACATTTGAGAAGGGAACCAACTGTTTGATTGTTCTCAGCGTTTTTAACTTTACTGTGGTGAACAAAAACACAGACGATTCTTTGATTTGTATTCTTTTCACCTTTATTCAACCAGCCAAGAACATTAAGAACTGATTTTCTTGTACAATGTTGTCCTGGCCTGGTGTTTCGTGTGGGGCGTACAGTGTTATGTGTTGACAGTTTATTTTGATATGTAAACCATTTTCAATTGTATTTCAGTCACAAAGTTCAGCTGGCTGTGGGAAAGTAAGTTGATTTGTTgttgtctgattttttttttttggggggcctttttttttctttttctttttccttattCATGATTTCTAGTGGTTTAAATCATCTGTAGAGACCAAGGAGGCCTTTGTCTGTTCTTGGCTTTATAAATACATAATTCCTTGTTTTAAAAACTTAGATTAGAATGAAATTATTTCATATCATACCTGTGGTATTAATATAATTTGAAAAATCACTGGCTTTATCTGGTTCTGCCTATATTCTTGAACTGACCGCTTTCAACTACATATTTTTATGCCCTTGACTGTCTTAACACTAATCTTTTCTGACTGTGCTGCTGCAGTCCCTTTGAACATGGCCTAGAAACTGATCACTCAAACAACTTGCCTTAAAACCAGCATGCCCGAGGTTACTCCTGGCTTTCTGTCGTGTCCTGCGGTCTGTCCGGAGGTCACTATCCAATGACCATGTCTGTTGCCTGGCAGTTGATATGATattgaaacaaaaaagaaagataaaaatcCATTTGCATGTCCTCTGCTGTCTGTTCTTCAACTAACAGTTATACACTTTTGTGATTTTTGAATTTATAGACTTATGATGAATATTCTTTAAAATCATCTCCCGGGAATATGGTAGAAATTAAGAAAAACTGGTTCGTGTTTTGTGAACGTGAAGACTATAACGGTATGGGAGGAAGTAGGACGTTTACTGCATCATCATGTTGCCACAGAGGCAGCGTAGATGGCGCTCAGTGAGCTATTTCTGCCTGTAGTCATCCACTTAAGGGAAAACTCTGGTTGTTACTGTGGAATgtccatgtttttctttcttttcttcttcttcggtCACAAGGAGGCATGAACGTTGCATTCAGTCAGATGAGGAATTTCCATGCTGATAATTGGCAGTCTAACCATTAGTT harbors:
- the pkia gene encoding cAMP-dependent protein kinase inhibitor alpha, which encodes MTDVEATLEDFIASRRSGRRNAIHDIPASPGAQGDTDLSQSLAQLNINKSGEEEEDPEKSQDSPAKEEETQAESS